The Cydia splendana chromosome 7, ilCydSple1.2, whole genome shotgun sequence genome contains the following window.
TAGCTCGTAAGCTCGTTGACTTAATCGATTTTAAACAAACGTGTACGATATTTATGGTTTGTAACAGAATGACAGCCGAACGCGAATCTAAACGCGGGTTAGAATGTCAAATCATGTCAGTCAAATGTCAGCTGTTTATAGCTGCCAAGCTGCATCGTGTCGGTTGTTTTTGATTTAGTAAAACAAAACTGagaaataattaatttgttccgattaaaattaaactgaaattatgtataaaattgtgAAACCTAAGTGTCTTGGTTTAAAAGTATTCACGTCAACGAATGCGTGAGTATACTATGGCCGAGACAGAGTTTGCGGACTCGCAAATAATTGTAGAAAATGTAAGCTTCTTGGACAATTGTTTTGATTTCTCGTTCCAAATTCAGGACACTTTAGAAGTGGTTAAAGAGTACGTTTCAGAGGAGGAAAAGAAGCCAACGCATATACGAGATAATTTTAACAAGAAGGTAAACAATACCGTGCGCAATTCTTCGGTTATCATCGATACTAGTATACACAATGACACTAAGATAACACAATGTTCGCAAAAGCCGTTAATGAACAGAAATCTGAAGGATTGGGGTTTGCCGTCAGAAATTGCTAAGAAATATGAGCAAAAAGGTATCACTGAGATGTTTGAATGGCAGGTAACATGTTTAGGTAACGCTAAAGTACTTTTGGATTGTTGTAACCTCGTGTATTCAGCGCCTACGTCGGCGGGGAAGACTCTCGTGGCGGAGATACTGACTATCAAAACTGTTCTGGAGAGACAAAAGAAGGTAATCATTATTTTACCATTTGTATCCATAGTGAGAGAAAAAATGTTTTATCTACAAGACATATTATCCAGCTCTGGGATAAGGGTGGAAGGCTTTATGGGCTCGCAGTCGCCACCGGGCGGGCTCCAAGCAGTCCATGTTGCTATTTGTACTATAGAGAAAGCAAATAGTTTGATCAATAGGTTGCTAGATGACGGCAACATTTCAGACCTGGGTGCTGTAATTGTTGATGAACTGCATTTGTTAGGAGATCCTCACAGAGGCTATATATTGGAGCTTCTTCTGACCAAAGTCAAATATGTTACATCCAAGATGGAAAGTGTGCAGATTCAAATTGTTGGCATGTCCGCTACATTGCCCAACCTGGAAGTGCTGGCAACCTGGCTTGATGCAGAATTATTTGTCACTCAATTCAGACCAATTCCATTGGACGAATTTTGTCTAGTCAATAATAAGTATTATGATAAGCAGGGAAATTTCGTAAGCACCATAAAAGATTCTACCTCAATTGCTGAATCAGACAATGTCTTGAAAATTTGCCTAGAAACAATTAAAGAGGGATGTTCTATCCTAATTTTTTGCATGACTAAGAACAGGTGTGAGAATTTGGCTCAAAATATTGCATCATCCTTCTTCAAACTTGGGTGCTCAGGGAATGAAATTGGTGTAGTATTGAGACAACAATTGAAGACTGAAAATATTGCTGAAGTATTAGAACAGCTGAAAAATTGCCCTGTAGGACTAGATCAAGTACTTAAGAACACAATATCATTTGGTGTTGCGTATCACCATGCTGGACTAACATTTGATGAGAGAGACATCATAGAAGGAGCATTCAAGTCTGGGGCGATAAGGGTCTTGGTGGCTACTTCTACTTTAAGTTCAGGAGTCAATTTACCTGCTAGGAAAGTTATTATAAGGACACCAGTATTCGCAAGGCAGCCAATTAATATATTGACATATAAACAAATGATTGGGAGAGCTGGTAGAATGGGTAGAGACACTAAAGGAGAGAGTATATTGGTATGCACTGAGAATGAGAAGAAAATTGGTTTTGAATTGATGATGGGAGCTTTAGATCCTGTGGAGAGTTGTATTGAAAGTGAGGACAAATATATGAGAGCCATATTAGAAATGATAGCGAGTCAAGTTGCTTGTACTAAAGCTGAACTAGATTTATATTCACAGTGTACTCTGCTCTATACTCAACAGAAAATAACACCCTCACAAAACATACTTTTACAAAACACTTTGAAGGAGTTAAAGAAGTTTGAACTGGTAAGACTTCAAAATGAAGGTGATGACATTCAGTACGTAGCTACACCGTTGGGGAAAGCTTGTTTATCATCATCAATGGCTCCAAATGATGGTTTATCTTTATTCTGTGAGCTCCAGAAGGCCCGCCAATGCCTTGTTTTGGAAACTGACTTGCACTTAATCTACTTGGTGACTCCATACAGTGTCAGCAGCCAATGGGCAGATATAGATTGGTTGCATTTGCTAACACTGTGGGAGTCTTTAACAAAAGCCATGAAGAGAGTTGGAGAGCTGGTGGGAGTGCAGGAAAGCTTTATAATTAGATGCTTGAGAGGagcaaataaatttaataatgcttACAATAAATTGAATATTCATAAAAGGTAAGTTTTTGTTGTATTGTATCTccttttgcactacagatagaattataaggcaAGCAactatcggttcttcaatcttttatctccatttttgtctaccggattttgaaagaaatgaatacttattttttatgattgttttaaacattgtctaaataAACACTTCTTTCGTATCTCTATTGCTGTTAAAGATCTAATatatacgaaatctacatatttgggttggTCTTTGACGtctgtaaaataattttaaactatgtaattaacacaaaagttatcgCCTTACgttattttaatttactgaAGGCAGAGGTGAATATATTTCCATAATTACGACATCATACTTTGAAGATTTTTGTGTAGTTTTTGACCCTCATTTAATACCTAATCAAGGGTTAATTCAGTTTTATGTTTTAAAAGGTTTTACACGGCCTTGGCCTTGCAAGACTTGGTGAACGAGGTGTCGTTGTCCGAAGTCGCCAGCAAGTTCCAATGCGCGCGGGGATTCTTGCAGAGTCTACAGCAATCGGCCGCTACGTTTGCAGGtacctaagggtggtattctaactatccaatttctttgtccaatgtgtgttatgtttcacattttgcttaatgagggAGTGAGACGCAACataatgacattggacaaagaaattggactgTTGGAATACTACCCTAAAAAACTTTAAGAAATATGATTTGCGTTTTGTCcaccttagggtggtattcaaCCTGACAAATTTCTTGCACCAATGTATATTAGTTGGGTTTCACATTTTGCGTAATAAAAGAGTGAgatgcaatgcacattggactaAGAAATTGGATAAGTGGAAGGTTATCCACCTGTGCAAATAGGTATTAGGATTAGGGTGGTACACTAATTCGTTTGTATTTGTACTTTAGGAATGGTAACGGCGTTTTGTCATCAACTTGGGTGGAAAAACATGGAAATGCTCATTTCCCAATTCCAAGATCGCTTACATTTTGGTATACACTCTGAGTTATTGGAGCTAATGAAGTTACCTTCATTAAACGGCATGCGAGCTAGGAGTCTTTTCAATGCTGGCTTTGAAACCATATCCAGCATCGCTACAGCTGAACCTAATGTTATAAAAAATGCACTTTATAAAGCTCTGCCGTTTCAAAGTGAGAAGGAAAGGGAAGGCGATGACAGCGATGATACAAGAAAACGCAATAAAATGAAGAATATTTGGATAACTGGCTGTTGTGGTATGACCACAATGGAAGCAGCTGAAAACCTAATTTCAGAAGCTAGAAGATTTTTAGAACATGACATAGGGGGAGAAATTAAATGGGAAAATAAAAATGCTAACACAAATACGGATGGTGAGAAAAGTTCGACAAAGGATCCAATCGTAAACAAAGAACTTGAAACAAATAAATCAGTCGCTTCAGAGACTAGCTTACAcgttaatgttaataaaaatgaGACCACTGTCAGAGATGAAAACGCATATGAAATCAATAAAACCAAAACAGATACTACTACTAAGATAACAGATGACGATGTTGATAGTGATTGTTTATTTGACAGCCCAGCGAGTGGAAATTTATATGTGTCGGCTAAAAGTAGTAAATCGGATATCACAGGAAATAAAAACAATCTCACTAGTATTAATAAATCAAAGAATAATATGAATTCTACAATTAATAcgcaaaataaattgaataaaaacgTAAATATTGCGAAAAATGAAAATGCTATAGTCAATTCTAGTCCAATAATTAATGATCTagtcaatagttataaaataaatcaagatgatgatattatttgggatacaatgaattttactgatatcccaattgaaaatattacaaaattacGTACGTCTGAGAAAATGTTTTCTCCAGACATAAGTTTTGGAGAGGCTGAAGATAAAATAGGGAAAGTAAATGCCGAATTATCATCAAGTAAAGCAACCTCTAAAAATAATAGCATGTTTTCTGACGGAGATAATTCAAATCTCTTTGAAGAGAGTTTACCACTTGATACAATAccatcaaaattaattgaagACGGCGATGTAGTGGACCAAACACCCAAAATAGAGTTCCAAGATAAAACTACAAATTACGTTCAAATAAATACAGAATCAATGTTAAATGCGTTTAAGTCTACTATAATAGACGTTGAAGATGACGAAAATATGAAGTTAATTTACGAAGAAGATAAAATGAGTTACGATTTGAACGACGACGTAATTGGAAATACGCAGAACATTGAAGAAACGTGTATTAatactcatttcatcagtccTTTGAAACGCAGCGCAGAAAACGTTAACAAGAAGAATTGTAGTCGTCATCCTGCCAAGAAATTAAAAATAGGCCATCAATTACAAGAGACTTCGACAATAGACCAAAAGCAGAATCAGTCCTGCATTTGTGTAAATAAGTTTAGCATACAAATCAAAGGCACTAGTTTAAAGTGCGCTGTCTTGAAAGGGAAAGACATTAATTTGAACCTTCATATCATTGAAAAAGTTGTAAACGCAGCTATATTTTTCGACATTAATAACAGAACATTACCATCGAATGAACCAATAGGAAGCAATATAGTAAGAAATCAGCCTAAACTTACAATCAAACACACAGAAGACAAACaggcagaaataccaataataAAAAGTATCGCCATATGTACGGATGAAGACAATTGTATATTCATAGATGTAAACTCTTTGAATGGCGATTATTTGTTATTGAAGAATAAATTACGTAGTTGGTTTCTCAATACCGAGTTAAATTTGAAGACTTTATGTTTGAAAACCACTTATAAATATGTGAAGCAGTTTTTCGACGCGGATATCACAGGGTCGTGTACGGATGTTTCTTTAGCCGAATGGTTGATAGACAGTGACGAAAAGATCCCAAGTATCGTTTTTTTGGTAAGAAGAACCTATTTATCTTTATATGTTCTGAAATTTTCGGTCCTAAATACATACGTTTTcttacattatttataatagATGTTATTTCCTTTGCATGCATTAcgatagataaaaaaaatcaagtacCTGTGTGCTTTTAGATGAAAAAATATTGTGAACTAGATTTATCAACGACGTCCTTTAGGATTGCCAACCGAGTAAAGAAATTCAAAAATTTGGACGCGGTCGAAGAGTTATGTGTCAAAGCGTGGTGTGTGCAGAAGATCGCCTGCATTCAAAGTTCACATTTGCTAAAATTGTATCAgaatatacaaaatattataagtaagtaatttAGGTATACCATTCTGTTTAAACTCTACATTATTTCATATCTTTGATTTCCATTAAtcgcaatgaaataaattatacaataaatttCTTACGAAATACAACCTCGCCTCCAAATGCAAGACAGTAGGTTTAGGTCTAAATTGGACGTAATCAAATTTTATGTCATTGTGAGTAAGTCGTGAATACTGTAAAATCACATATAAAATTTTCAGCAAACGATATGATTACTTAAGGAGTTGAGGACTTTAAAAAAGGCCCCATAATTGCTTATTCACATACTACAGATT
Protein-coding sequences here:
- the LOC134791978 gene encoding DNA polymerase theta gives rise to the protein MREYTMAETEFADSQIIVENVSFLDNCFDFSFQIQDTLEVVKEYVSEEEKKPTHIRDNFNKKVNNTVRNSSVIIDTSIHNDTKITQCSQKPLMNRNLKDWGLPSEIAKKYEQKGITEMFEWQVTCLGNAKVLLDCCNLVYSAPTSAGKTLVAEILTIKTVLERQKKVIIILPFVSIVREKMFYLQDILSSSGIRVEGFMGSQSPPGGLQAVHVAICTIEKANSLINRLLDDGNISDLGAVIVDELHLLGDPHRGYILELLLTKVKYVTSKMESVQIQIVGMSATLPNLEVLATWLDAELFVTQFRPIPLDEFCLVNNKYYDKQGNFVSTIKDSTSIAESDNVLKICLETIKEGCSILIFCMTKNRCENLAQNIASSFFKLGCSGNEIGVVLRQQLKTENIAEVLEQLKNCPVGLDQVLKNTISFGVAYHHAGLTFDERDIIEGAFKSGAIRVLVATSTLSSGVNLPARKVIIRTPVFARQPINILTYKQMIGRAGRMGRDTKGESILVCTENEKKIGFELMMGALDPVESCIESEDKYMRAILEMIASQVACTKAELDLYSQCTLLYTQQKITPSQNILLQNTLKELKKFELVRLQNEGDDIQYVATPLGKACLSSSMAPNDGLSLFCELQKARQCLVLETDLHLIYLVTPYSVSSQWADIDWLHLLTLWESLTKAMKRVGELVGVQESFIIRCLRGANKFNNAYNKLNIHKRFYTALALQDLVNEVSLSEVASKFQCARGFLQSLQQSAATFAGMVTAFCHQLGWKNMEMLISQFQDRLHFGIHSELLELMKLPSLNGMRARSLFNAGFETISSIATAEPNVIKNALYKALPFQSEKEREGDDSDDTRKRNKMKNIWITGCCGMTTMEAAENLISEARRFLEHDIGGEIKWENKNANTNTDGEKSSTKDPIVNKELETNKSVASETSLHVNVNKNETTVRDENAYEINKTKTDTTTKITDDDVDSDCLFDSPASGNLYVSAKSSKSDITGNKNNLTSINKSKNNMNSTINTQNKLNKNVNIAKNENAIVNSSPIINDLVNSYKINQDDDIIWDTMNFTDIPIENITKLRTSEKMFSPDISFGEAEDKIGKVNAELSSSKATSKNNSMFSDGDNSNLFEESLPLDTIPSKLIEDGDVVDQTPKIEFQDKTTNYVQINTESMLNAFKSTIIDVEDDENMKLIYEEDKMSYDLNDDVIGNTQNIEETCINTHFISPLKRSAENVNKKNCSRHPAKKLKIGHQLQETSTIDQKQNQSCICVNKFSIQIKGTSLKCAVLKGKDINLNLHIIEKVVNAAIFFDINNRTLPSNEPIGSNIVRNQPKLTIKHTEDKQAEIPIIKSIAICTDEDNCIFIDVNSLNGDYLLLKNKLRSWFLNTELNLKTLCLKTTYKYVKQFFDADITGSCTDVSLAEWLIDSDEKIPSIVFLMKKYCELDLSTTSFRIANRVKKFKNLDAVEELCVKAWCVQKIACIQSSHLLKLYQNIQNIINIEIQIAKILASCEHYGVTVDKELASRLLIDVKNSQDTLQKKAYKLYGYHFNFNSSKDVAKVLGIYRGRKVSTKKSVLCSHNSPVSSIIIYWRKLNSILTKTLYPLTERACIYSDGNRITPSYTMHTCSGRISMHEPNLQSVPRTFTIPMSYLSDEATEEVVEFNCRNIFRASPGHVLVSADYCQLELRILTHYCQDEVLVGIMRSGVDVFKAVAASWGQVPEEQVDDDLRQKAKQLCYGIIYGMGNKTLSQTLDVGEMEAAVFMDSFHKTYPAIKVYTQRVIEDCRRNGYIETLMKRRRYLPDINSGVAHKRSAAERQAINTTIQGSAADIAKAAMCGIDTKISYQTHKPRLILQMHDELIYEVPETNKDSFVKVLKEVMEHSVKLRVPLPVKVKSGYTWGTLEEIKL